agcgtctgatccttcagagcgcctagtgagctgaatccatatcagagctttataatcttcagatcttctgaagcttgatctactgttcatattgaacatagtacgtgcgaaagcgttgcagaggttactctttgagcattgtgcttctgaatcatgtgaaatagaaccagagtcttggcctgtcatttgaacactcagaaaacaacgttagagtaccataattgttcatacttaatagttaacttgtaatcatcaaaacatagagttgtactactagatcaaaacttgttcaCACCAAGGTGTACGAATTCAAGTAATCCGTAACGCCTGAATCCGGGAAGACTACGACCTTGTTAGCACAGTCCAAAAGAACACGATACTGcgccaaccaatccattcccagaatcacatcgagctctttaagcccTAAGCAAATGAGGTTCGCaaggaacttccgatcctcgtaaATCAACGGACACTGCAAGCATGTCGTGCGCGTAACTAATCGATTGGCAGCAGCGGTTGCCACCACCAAATCGAATTGTAAATCAGCAGTTAGCAATCCTAACTTCTTCACACACTCCTCAGCAATGAATGAGtgtgtagcaccagaatcaaataacaCCATTAAAGAAGTTCCAGCGATAACACGCGTACCCTGGATAAGATCATCAGTCACAACAGCCTGTTTCCCAGACATTGCAAACACACGACCTGGAGCAGAAGGTCGCTTTCCCCTAGCGGTATTCAGTACTTGCTCGGCCTTAGCAGTATTAGGACAGTTTCTCTCAACATGCCCTGGTTTCTGGCACTTCCAACACACAATCTCCTTCCCGCACTCATTTGCATAGTGCCCTTTCTGGTTGCACTTGAAACAGACAACATCATCCTTAGGAGCAGGTGTTACACCCCTTCTAGTAAAAGGCACCCTGTCAGCAGGGCGTTGGTAAGGCTTCCTCATCGGAGCCTTGCCCGTGTCAAACCTACCAGCTTGCCTCTGTCCCTCAAACCTTCCGGTCGGTCTCTGCCCAGAGCGGATCGGACCTCCATTGTCAGACTTGCCCCTCTGGCGATTCTTCATGGTTTCAACTTCTCGAGCTTTTTCCACCAATTGTTGGAAAACTCtgattcccaatggcctcacagaTTCCTCTATGTCATTCCTCAAACCCCTCATGAACCGGTTGCatttgtaaggccctaagttcaatttggaacaattttatggaagttcgaataaaattgaagttttagttaatgtttgatagctggcagattagaactgtcaacttgggtgaatttttagagggtcttaaagacttcatttgggaaaacttccttcatgagagttgtagccctttaagtctataaaattctcgaagtggaatcaggtcattccgacctctgtagcgcgagatatcatcggtttagtgacgatggtcctggctgtacagtaccagcgaatttaattgttttgtttcctttcaattccgagtgtgatcgtgatattactaaaaagggctgagggttttgattagtttcaggcctgagtaagttcttaagtgatggggtcaagggttttgacttgggttgggcttgaaagaaaacaaaccctagcccaagagagggagagaggggacgcgggctatgtagggtcttgggagggaaagggtttcttttcacactattctgaagaaagaaaccttgagcacttctgaaacacgtaaaacagagga
This is a stretch of genomic DNA from Lotus japonicus ecotype B-129 chromosome 1, LjGifu_v1.2. It encodes these proteins:
- the LOC130737942 gene encoding uncharacterized protein LOC130737942, which codes for MRGLRNDIEESVRPLGIRVFQQLVEKAREVETMKNRQRGKSDNGGPIRSGQRPTGRFEGQRQAGRFDTGKAPMRKPYQRPADRVPFTRRGVTPAPKDDVVCFKCNQKGHYANECGKEIVCWKCQKPGHVERNCPNTAKAEQVLNTARGKRPSAPGRVFAMSGKQAVVTDDLIQGTRVIAGTSLMVLFDSGATHSFIAEECVKKLGLLTADLQFDLVVATAAANRLVTRTTCLQCPLIYEDRKFLANLICLGLKELDVILGMDWLAQYRVLLDCANKVVVFPDSGVTDYLNSYTLV